The Tripterygium wilfordii isolate XIE 37 chromosome 17, ASM1340144v1, whole genome shotgun sequence genome has a window encoding:
- the LOC119982376 gene encoding protein transport protein SEC23-like isoform X2 translates to MAEFMDLEAQDGVRMAWNVVPGTKQEAANCVVPVSAIYTPIKHFPNMPLLPYAALRCRTCRSVLNPFSIVDFTARIWICPFCFNRNHFPPQYLSISEDNLPAELFPNYTTIEYAEPQSAHPLTPPVLLFVVDTCIIEEEMTFLKSALSQAIHLLPDNSLVGLITFGTFVHVHELGFSQIPKSYVFKATKDVVSKDQLLEHMSFFLKKPKPLTGVVAGARDGLSPESIARFLLPASECEFALESVLEELQKDPWAVPADQRAVRCTGTALSVAASLLGACVPGSAARIMAFVGGPATEGPGAIVSKNLSEPIRSHKDLDKDSAPYYHKAVKFYEGLSKQLVHQGHVLDLFACALDQVGIYEIKVAVEKSGGLVVLAESFGHSVFKDSLRHVFQSGENDLGLSSSGIFEINCSKDIKVQGVIGPCASLEKGGTSAWKLCGLDKATSLSIIFEIARKDNPEATVQSTSNQFYFQFVTYYQHNSGQMRLRVTTLSRRWIAGPGSIQDLIAGFDQEAAAVTMARIVSSKMEIETEFDPIRWLDKALIHLCSCFGDFQKDSPSSFSLSPRLSIFPQFIFHLRRSQFVQVFNNSPDETAYFRMILNRENVANSVVMIQPSLISYSFHSGPEPALLDVAAIAADRILLLDSYFTVVIFHGASIAQWRKAGYHNQPEHQAFAQLLQAPRDDSDAIIKERFPVPRLVVCDQHGSQARFLLAKLNPSATYNSEALVPGGDIIFTDDVSFEVFLDHLQRLVVQ, encoded by the exons ATGGCGGAATTTATGGACCTGGAAGCGCAAGACGGGGTGAGGATGGCGTGGAACGTGGTGCCAGGGACAAAGCAAGAAGCGGCGAACTGCGTTGTACCGGTTTCCGCCATCTACACTCCGATCAAGCACTTCCCGAATATGCCTCTCCTTCCCTACGCTGCTCTCCGCTGCCGCACTTGCCGTTCCGTCCTCAACCCTTTCTCCATCGTTGATTTCACCGCCAGGATCTGGATCTGCCCGTTCTGCTTCAATCGGAACCACTTCCCGCCTCAATATCTGTCTATCTCCGAAGACAATCTTCCGGCCGAGCTCTTCCCTAACTACACTACAATTGAGTATGCTGAGCCTCAGTCTGCTCATCCTCTAACTCCTCCGGTACTACTCTTTGTCGTCGACACCTGCATCATTGAGGAGGAGATGACATTCCTCAAGTCCGCCCTCTCTCAGGCCATTCATCTCCTTCCGGATAATTCACTTGTGGGACTCATCACCTTTGGCACCTTTGTCCACGTCCACGAGCTCGGCTTCTCTCAGATCCCCAAGTCCTACGTTTTCAAGGCTACCAAGGACGTCGTCTCCAAGGATCAGCTCCTTGAACATATGAGCTTCTTCCTCAAGAAGCCTAAGCCCCTTACTGGTGTTGTTGCTGGAGCTAGGGATGGTCTCTCTCCGGAGAGCATCGCTCGCTTCCTGTTGCCCGCCTCAGAGTGCGAGTTTGCACTTGAGTCG GTTTTGGAGGAGCTTCAGAAAGATCCTTGGGCCGTCCCTGCTGATCAGCGGGCCGTCAGGTGCACTGGCACAGCCTTGAGTGTGGCTGCCAGCTTGTTAGGAGCTTGTGTTCCTGGTTCTGCTGCTAGAATCATGGCATTTGTTGGTGGGCCAGCTACTGAAGGACCTGGTGCT ATTGTGTCTAAGAATCTATCTGAGCCAATTCGTTCACACAAGGACCTCGACAAAGATTCTGCTCCCTATTATCACAAGGCTGTCAAGTTCTATGAGGGACTTTCCAAACAGCTTGTACATCAAGGACACGTGCTAGATTTGTTTGCTTGTGCCCTGGACCAG GTGGGTATTTATGAGATTAAAGTTGCAGTTGAAAAAAGCGGGGGGCTTGTTGTGCTAGCGGAAAGTTTTGGACATTCAGTATTTAAGGACTCTcttagacatgtttttcaatcAGGCGAAAATGATCTTGGTTTATCGTCGAG TGGTATATTTGAGATAAACTGCTCAAAGGATATTAAAGTTCAGGGCGTTATCGGACCTTGTGCATCTCTTGAAAAG GGGGGGACCAGTGCTTGGAAGTTGTGTGGCCTTGACAAAGCCACATCTCTGAgtataatatttgaaattgccagGAAGGACAACCCAGAAGCTACCGTTCAATCCACAAGCAATCAATTCTATTTTCAATTTGTAACTTA TTACCAGCATAACAGTGGTCAAATGAGACTTCGTGTTACAACCCTGTCAAGAAGATGGATAGCTGGTCCTGGAAGCATTCAG GATTTGATAGCCGGATTTGACCAAGAAGCAGCCGCGGTAACGATGGCACGCATTGTTTCTTCCAAGATGGAAATTGAG ACGGAGTTTGACCCCATAAGATGGCTGGACAAAGCTTTGATACATTTATGTTCTTGTTTTGGCGACTTCCAAAAAGACAGTCCATCTTCTTTCAGCTTATCTCCCCGTCTTTCAATATTTCCTCAGTTCATTTTTCATTTACGGCGTTCCCAGTTTGTCCAG GTCTTCAATAACAGCCCAGATGAGACAGCATACTTCAGAATGATCCTGAATCGAGAAAATGTGGCCAATTCAGTTGTGATGATTCAGCCTTCATTGATTTCGTACTCATTTCATTCAGGACCGGAACCAGCACTTCTTGATGTGGCAGCTATTGCAGCTGACAGGATTCTGCTTTTGGACTCTTATTTCACAGTTGTTATTTTCCATGGTGCAAGTATTGCTCAGTGGCGAAAAGCTGGATATCATAATCAGCCTGAACATCAG GCGTTTGCCCAGCTGCTACAAGCTCCTCGTGATGATTCTGATGCTATAATCAAGGAAAGGTTTCCAGTTCCTCGTCTGGTCGTTTGTGATCAGCATGGTTCACAG GCCCGTTTCCTCCTAGCTAAGTTGAACCCTTCTGCTACATACAACTCAGAAGCTCTTGTCCCAGGCGGAGACATCATATTTACTGATGATGTTAGCTTTGAGGTCTTCTTGGATCATCTTCAGAGATTGGTAGTTCAATAA
- the LOC119982376 gene encoding protein transport protein SEC23-like isoform X1 has translation MAEFMDLEAQDGVRMAWNVVPGTKQEAANCVVPVSAIYTPIKHFPNMPLLPYAALRCRTCRSVLNPFSIVDFTARIWICPFCFNRNHFPPQYLSISEDNLPAELFPNYTTIEYAEPQSAHPLTPPVLLFVVDTCIIEEEMTFLKSALSQAIHLLPDNSLVGLITFGTFVHVHELGFSQIPKSYVFKATKDVVSKDQLLEHMSFFLKKPKPLTGVVAGARDGLSPESIARFLLPASECEFALESVLEELQKDPWAVPADQRAVRCTGTALSVAASLLGACVPGSAARIMAFVGGPATEGPGAIVSKNLSEPIRSHKDLDKDSAPYYHKAVKFYEGLSKQLVHQGHVLDLFACALDQVGIYEIKVAVEKSGGLVVLAESFGHSVFKDSLRHVFQSGENDLGLSSSGIFEINCSKDIKVQGVIGPCASLEKKGPLCSDTVVGQGGTSAWKLCGLDKATSLSIIFEIARKDNPEATVQSTSNQFYFQFVTYYQHNSGQMRLRVTTLSRRWIAGPGSIQDLIAGFDQEAAAVTMARIVSSKMEIETEFDPIRWLDKALIHLCSCFGDFQKDSPSSFSLSPRLSIFPQFIFHLRRSQFVQVFNNSPDETAYFRMILNRENVANSVVMIQPSLISYSFHSGPEPALLDVAAIAADRILLLDSYFTVVIFHGASIAQWRKAGYHNQPEHQAFAQLLQAPRDDSDAIIKERFPVPRLVVCDQHGSQARFLLAKLNPSATYNSEALVPGGDIIFTDDVSFEVFLDHLQRLVVQ, from the exons ATGGCGGAATTTATGGACCTGGAAGCGCAAGACGGGGTGAGGATGGCGTGGAACGTGGTGCCAGGGACAAAGCAAGAAGCGGCGAACTGCGTTGTACCGGTTTCCGCCATCTACACTCCGATCAAGCACTTCCCGAATATGCCTCTCCTTCCCTACGCTGCTCTCCGCTGCCGCACTTGCCGTTCCGTCCTCAACCCTTTCTCCATCGTTGATTTCACCGCCAGGATCTGGATCTGCCCGTTCTGCTTCAATCGGAACCACTTCCCGCCTCAATATCTGTCTATCTCCGAAGACAATCTTCCGGCCGAGCTCTTCCCTAACTACACTACAATTGAGTATGCTGAGCCTCAGTCTGCTCATCCTCTAACTCCTCCGGTACTACTCTTTGTCGTCGACACCTGCATCATTGAGGAGGAGATGACATTCCTCAAGTCCGCCCTCTCTCAGGCCATTCATCTCCTTCCGGATAATTCACTTGTGGGACTCATCACCTTTGGCACCTTTGTCCACGTCCACGAGCTCGGCTTCTCTCAGATCCCCAAGTCCTACGTTTTCAAGGCTACCAAGGACGTCGTCTCCAAGGATCAGCTCCTTGAACATATGAGCTTCTTCCTCAAGAAGCCTAAGCCCCTTACTGGTGTTGTTGCTGGAGCTAGGGATGGTCTCTCTCCGGAGAGCATCGCTCGCTTCCTGTTGCCCGCCTCAGAGTGCGAGTTTGCACTTGAGTCG GTTTTGGAGGAGCTTCAGAAAGATCCTTGGGCCGTCCCTGCTGATCAGCGGGCCGTCAGGTGCACTGGCACAGCCTTGAGTGTGGCTGCCAGCTTGTTAGGAGCTTGTGTTCCTGGTTCTGCTGCTAGAATCATGGCATTTGTTGGTGGGCCAGCTACTGAAGGACCTGGTGCT ATTGTGTCTAAGAATCTATCTGAGCCAATTCGTTCACACAAGGACCTCGACAAAGATTCTGCTCCCTATTATCACAAGGCTGTCAAGTTCTATGAGGGACTTTCCAAACAGCTTGTACATCAAGGACACGTGCTAGATTTGTTTGCTTGTGCCCTGGACCAG GTGGGTATTTATGAGATTAAAGTTGCAGTTGAAAAAAGCGGGGGGCTTGTTGTGCTAGCGGAAAGTTTTGGACATTCAGTATTTAAGGACTCTcttagacatgtttttcaatcAGGCGAAAATGATCTTGGTTTATCGTCGAG TGGTATATTTGAGATAAACTGCTCAAAGGATATTAAAGTTCAGGGCGTTATCGGACCTTGTGCATCTCTTGAAAAG AAAGGTCCTCTGTGCTCTGACACTGTAGTTGGCCAAGGGGGGACCAGTGCTTGGAAGTTGTGTGGCCTTGACAAAGCCACATCTCTGAgtataatatttgaaattgccagGAAGGACAACCCAGAAGCTACCGTTCAATCCACAAGCAATCAATTCTATTTTCAATTTGTAACTTA TTACCAGCATAACAGTGGTCAAATGAGACTTCGTGTTACAACCCTGTCAAGAAGATGGATAGCTGGTCCTGGAAGCATTCAG GATTTGATAGCCGGATTTGACCAAGAAGCAGCCGCGGTAACGATGGCACGCATTGTTTCTTCCAAGATGGAAATTGAG ACGGAGTTTGACCCCATAAGATGGCTGGACAAAGCTTTGATACATTTATGTTCTTGTTTTGGCGACTTCCAAAAAGACAGTCCATCTTCTTTCAGCTTATCTCCCCGTCTTTCAATATTTCCTCAGTTCATTTTTCATTTACGGCGTTCCCAGTTTGTCCAG GTCTTCAATAACAGCCCAGATGAGACAGCATACTTCAGAATGATCCTGAATCGAGAAAATGTGGCCAATTCAGTTGTGATGATTCAGCCTTCATTGATTTCGTACTCATTTCATTCAGGACCGGAACCAGCACTTCTTGATGTGGCAGCTATTGCAGCTGACAGGATTCTGCTTTTGGACTCTTATTTCACAGTTGTTATTTTCCATGGTGCAAGTATTGCTCAGTGGCGAAAAGCTGGATATCATAATCAGCCTGAACATCAG GCGTTTGCCCAGCTGCTACAAGCTCCTCGTGATGATTCTGATGCTATAATCAAGGAAAGGTTTCCAGTTCCTCGTCTGGTCGTTTGTGATCAGCATGGTTCACAG GCCCGTTTCCTCCTAGCTAAGTTGAACCCTTCTGCTACATACAACTCAGAAGCTCTTGTCCCAGGCGGAGACATCATATTTACTGATGATGTTAGCTTTGAGGTCTTCTTGGATCATCTTCAGAGATTGGTAGTTCAATAA
- the LOC119982377 gene encoding uncharacterized protein LOC119982377: protein MAKGLLWATAEDLAKNRGRVLSLYRQLLRSLNSPELPLNLAARLAKKAQVRTIFMVASEERSLHNIEDLFDAAEYSLSLLRKGEIPKYII from the coding sequence ATGGCAAAAGGTTTGTTATGGGCAACAGCAGAGGATCTGGCAAAGAACAGAGGTCGGGTTCTCTCTCTTTATCGCCAATTATTGCGCAGTCTTAACTCTCCAGAACTGCCACTCAATTTAGCAGCAAGGCTGGCAAAGAAGGCACAGGTTCGTACCATTTTCATGGTGGCGTCCGAGGAGAGATCACTCCATAACATCGAAGATCTTTTCGATGCCGCTGAGTACTCCCTCTCCCTGTTGCGAAAAGGTGAAATtcctaaatatattatataa
- the LOC119982137 gene encoding replication factor C subunit 3-like has product MTPSKVLKRSSSDPNLAAFLNDTAPVNISLRSACSTSYKPSLWLGWGSISKLIAPARRSTAIESGLTEESLEAHNIRQAIIRADVNGNGVDGKNSKCSPYYKGLTDFSLIINREKLSSPERDSHGTSVTNSSSLWTLVGKVQEWGTCFSTKSNTKTKNSSQTSGSTKPSAIKVVNKEFKVAPKKTEWKPLRESESAPQVLPPLAQNTSPSDRAEIVAIGDEKKDTDIEKVVSTGREFVWADKYRPKTLKDFICNRDKAFHLQGLARGADCGHFIFEGPPGVGKRTMIWAMLVEAYGLDRVKTREEYKAFDLKGEAIGSIRVHLKKSSKHVEVNLSDLKGYEKHVIVELIKERHGRISNKTLQSKSDSCRAIILYEADKLSSDALLYMRWVLERYKGFNKIFFCCSDVSKLQPIKNLCTVVQLFPPSKEEIVEVLEYIAKQEGIDLPLQLAEKFADNSKNNLRQAIRSFEASWQKSYPFVEHQQILTGWEDDIATIAKDIVAEQSPKQLYTIRGKLQNLVEHDVSNDYIFKSLVEELNKLLDEQLKLGLKNLYQEYSKNKGHMFEGGRNHVRKNFHHFMRIEEFIAKFMSFYKCSIERKSMPCDNGS; this is encoded by the exons ATGACTCCATCAAAAGTACTCAAACGCAGCTCATCCGATCCTAACCTTGCAGCTTTTTTAAATGACACAGCTCCTGTAAATATATCTCTCCGTTCAGCTTGCTCTACCAGCTACAAGCCCTCTCTCTGGCTCGGTTGGGGAAGCATAAGCAAGCTGATCGCCCCTGCAAGAAGGAGTACTGCTATTGAGTCGGGCCTAACAGAGGAGAGTCTTGAGGCACATAATATAAGGCAAGCCATTATTCGTGCAGATGTTAATGGAAATGGCGTGGATGGTAAGAATTCAAAGTGCAGTCCTTATTACAAAGGACTTACTGATTTCTCACTCATCATCAACCGTGAGAAGCTATCAAGTCCTGAACGCGACAGCCATGGTACCTCAGTTACTAATTCCAGCTCTCTTTGGACCCTCGTGGGTAAGGTTCAGGAATGGGGGACCTGCTTTTCAACCAAAAGtaataccaaaacaaaaaattcatcTCAAACATCAGGTAGTACCAAACCATCTGCAATCAAGGTGGTGAATAAGGAGTTTAAGGTAGCTCCTAAAAAAACCGAATGGAAGCCATTGAGGGAGAGTGAGTCAGCACCACAAGTACTTCCACCACTAGCACAAAACACATCACCATCTGATCGAGCTGAAATAGTTGCCATCGGTGATGAGAAGAAGGACACAGATATTGAAAAAGTGGTGAGTACTGGAAGGGAGTTTGTATGGGCAGATAAGTACAGACCCAAAACATTGAAAGACTTCATCTGCAATAGAGACAAAGCCTTTCATCTGCAAGGCCTG GCGAGAGGGGCAGATTGTGGTCATTTCATTTTTGAAGGACCTCCAGGAGTGGGGAAGAGAACAATGATCTGGGCTATGCTTGTTGAAGCTTATGGACTCGACAGGGTAAAG ACAAGGGAGGAATATAAGGCATTTGACTTGAAG GGGGAAGCAATAGGTAGTATTAGAGTACATTTGAAGAAATCTTCTAAGCATGTAGAAGTCAATCTCTCTGATCTCAAAGGTTATGAGAAGCATGTGATTGTTGAACTCATCAAAGAGAGGCATGGCAGGATATCCAACAAAACATTGCAATCCAAATCTGATAGCTGCCGAG CAATCATTCTCTATGAAGCAGACAAGCTATCTTCAGATGCTTTACTATATATGCGGTGGGTATTAGAGAGGTATAAAGGGTTTAATAAGATTTTCTTCTGCTGCTCTGATGTCTCAAAGCTTCAGCCAATTAAGAACCTTTGCACTGTTGTTCAGCTTTTTCCACCTTCAAAGGAAGAG ATTGTGGAAGTTTTGGAGTATATTGCTAAACAGGAAGGCATAGATTTGCCGCTTCAACTGGCTGAAAAATTTGCGGATAACTCTAAGAACAATCTCCGTCAAGCCATCAGATCATTCGAGGCATCCTGGCAGAAAAG CTATCCGTTTGTGGAACATCAACAAATTTTGACTGGGTGGGAAGATGATATTGCTACCATTGCCAAGGATATAGTGGCAGAGCAGAGCCCCAAACA GCTATATACGATTCGGGGGAAGCTTCAAAATCTTGTAGAGCATGATGTATCTAACGATTATATCTTCAAG TCGCTGGTGGAAGAACTGAACAAGCTTTTGGATGAGCAGTTAAAGCTTGGACTCAAAAATTTGTATCAAGAATACAGC AAAAACAAAGGTCACATGTTTGAAGGTGGCAGAAACCACGTGAGAAAGAattttcatcattttatgagaattgaag AGTTTATCGCAAAATTCATGAGCTTCTACAAGTGCTCGATTGAAAGGAAGAGCATGCCATGTGACAATGGATCGTGA